The genomic segment CAGCTGCTGGAACTGACGCTCCAGGGCTCCTCGTCCGAGGCGGTCGTCGTCAGCGGCCTCCACGTGCGGGTCGTGACGCGGAAGGCGCCGCTCGCCTGGAACGCCTTCTCGATGGCCGACGGATGCGGCAGCGCCATCACCCCGCAGAGCTTCGACATCGACCTCGACGACGACCAGCCGCGCACCGAGCCGGTCGCAGGGCAACAGGGGGACGCCGTCGTCCCCGCGCAGGACTTCCCGTTCCGTACGAGCTCCACCGACGTCCAGGTCCTCAACCTCGACGCCCACGTGGAGGGGCACGACGTGTCCTGGTACCTGGAGCTCGACTGGACCAGCGGGGACCGGAGCGGCACTTTGCGCGTGGACGACCACGGCGAGCCGTTCCGTACGAGCAGCATCAAGGCCCGGCCCGAGTACATCTACTGGCAGGACCGGGCGCAGTGGATGGACAAGGACTACTCCGACCCGTCCATGGCGGACGAGGGGGAATGACGCCGGGCCGCACCGGGACGCCGGGACGCCAGGACTCGGGGACGCCGGGCAGGCCCGGCGGCATCCTCGACGCCGGGCCTGCCCCGCTAACCTGCTCGGCGTGACCGACTCGAACACAGCGTCCGAGGACGCCGGGATCGCCGCAGCCGCGGCGGAGGCCGGCGCCCGGGTGGTGCGCGCCCTGTACGGCCGTCGGCTCGCCCGCGTCGACAAGGGCGGCGGGGACTTCGCGACCACCGCCGACCTGGAGGCGGAACGCGCGATCCTCGACGTGATCCGGGCCGCCCGGCCCGCCGACGCGGTGCTCGGCGAGGAGGGCGGGCGGCAGGGCGCGGCCGACGCCGTACGCCAGTGGCTGGTGGACCCCCTGTGCGGCACGCTCAACTACGCGGCCGGGACGCTGGTGGTCGCCGTCAACGTGGCTCTGCGGGGCGCGACGTCGGGCGGTGCGGCTCCGTCCGACGGGGCGGCGGCGGTGGCGGACCCGTTCGGCGAAGAGCTGTTCCATACCGACGGCCGGAACGCCTGGGTGCGGCACGACGGGGTCGCCACCCCGCTGGAACCCTCGTCCGCCACCCGGCTGGTGGACATCAACCTGGACCCGCCGTTCCCGAGTGCGCCCGGATTCCGGGGGGTTGACCTGCTGGCCCACCCCGACTTCGGCCGGTGGTTCCGGCCCCGGGTGGTGTCCTCGACGCTGGCGGTG from the Streptomyces sp. NBC_01335 genome contains:
- a CDS encoding inositol monophosphatase family protein, with product MTDSNTASEDAGIAAAAAEAGARVVRALYGRRLARVDKGGGDFATTADLEAERAILDVIRAARPADAVLGEEGGRQGAADAVRQWLVDPLCGTLNYAAGTLVVAVNVALRGATSGGAAPSDGAAAVADPFGEELFHTDGRNAWVRHDGVATPLEPSSATRLVDINLDPPFPSAPGFRGVDLLAHPDFGRWFRPRVVSSTLAVAWVAAGRRAAYVTDGGDLTESVHFAAGIALCRAVGCVVTDLAGAPPGPGARGLVVAADAETHGRLIAMIRS